A single genomic interval of Pyrobaculum arsenaticum DSM 13514 harbors:
- a CDS encoding carbohydrate ABC transporter permease, with protein MRPQWLILPGLLLFLFFNIWPIIYSIYISFTNANIKNFPPPPPWAPEELKQAKPPPDFVGLANYASILTGPASSGFLGAVFWTLVFVALSVPAKVALGTFVGLLMSSDRVVGKPIMRALLIVPWALPLIISVVAWRYVFDPTYGVLNQLMYAVGISKPPDWFVNKDYAYAAMVVIEAWLAYPFIMTVVMGALAHVPRAAYEAAYIDGAGRWAVFTRITLPLIKRPLIYASVMTAAASLQFFLVAFLWNFIQLYDRFMLAYGYYWAFGSPFREYGLAAAVLTMSALLISVFMILAIRLAGLMRGMYES; from the coding sequence ATGAGGCCGCAGTGGCTAATACTCCCGGGTCTCCTCCTTTTTCTCTTCTTCAACATCTGGCCTATTATCTATTCAATATACATATCATTTACAAATGCCAATATTAAGAATTTCCCCCCGCCTCCTCCGTGGGCGCCAGAGGAGCTTAAACAAGCCAAGCCGCCTCCGGATTTCGTAGGGCTAGCTAACTATGCCTCTATTTTAACTGGCCCCGCCTCGTCGGGGTTTCTAGGAGCGGTTTTCTGGACGCTGGTCTTCGTGGCGTTGTCAGTCCCGGCGAAGGTGGCCTTGGGCACCTTCGTGGGACTTCTAATGTCCTCCGATAGGGTGGTGGGGAAGCCTATAATGAGGGCGTTGCTGATAGTGCCTTGGGCTTTGCCGCTTATTATCTCGGTGGTGGCTTGGCGGTACGTCTTTGACCCCACATACGGCGTGTTAAACCAGTTAATGTACGCTGTGGGTATATCTAAACCACCTGATTGGTTTGTGAATAAGGACTACGCCTACGCCGCAATGGTAGTTATAGAGGCGTGGCTCGCCTACCCCTTCATAATGACTGTGGTAATGGGGGCGTTGGCCCACGTCCCAAGGGCGGCGTACGAGGCTGCCTATATCGACGGCGCAGGCCGATGGGCGGTTTTCACAAGGATCACTCTGCCGCTTATAAAAAGGCCGCTTATATACGCCTCGGTCATGACTGCCGCAGCCTCTCTCCAATTCTTCCTCGTGGCGTTCTTATGGAATTTCATACAGCTCTACGACAGGTTTATGCTGGCATACGGCTACTACTGGGCTTTTGGGTCGCCCTTTAGGGAATATGGCTTGGCGGCCGCCGTTTTGACAATGTCGGCCCTGTTAATCTCCGTGTTTATGATACTTGCAATAAGGCTAGCGGGATTGATGAGGGGGATGTATGAGAGCTAG
- a CDS encoding molybdopterin biosynthesis protein, whose protein sequence is MSKRVIFHDLVTLEQASEILLKFAKPLGEEEVDIVASYGRVLARDVVAPIDVPPFDRSTVDGFAVVAASTYGASELTPVELRLVGRVEAGGWPQGEVKAGEAYEVATGAPIPRGADSVVMVEYTQERDGVVRIFRPVAPGENLMSAGSDISAGEVVLRRCTRLTAREIGVLAALGMRKVRVIKRPKVGIISTGDELTPPGKPLGPGKLYDVNTYTLIAAVAEAGGEPIPYGIVEDVEESYRAAIAKALSETDVVLISGGTSAGVADLTYRVLGELGDVLFHGVMVKPGKPTLAAVVNGKIVVGLPGYPSSALMIFHTIVRPFLLRLQCLEPMPPAVYKARLAYGIEGAKGRRALYPVVLIARRSEYRAYPLYAESGAISVLARADGYIIVPENVEFMSEGEEVYVYLFEKYKPSDLYFIGSHDPHLDAVLARHNVKTVYVGSLGGLMALKRGEADMAGAHIYDPETNAYNVPYVKKLRITNVAVVGLYKREQGLIVKRGNPKGIRGVEDLLRGDVVYVNRPRGTGTRALLDLLLSELAEKMGTTLESLAKKIRGYTYEVKTHTAVAAAVAQGRADVGLGVRYAAELYGLDFIPIGWEEYDIVVRKSVLDKAMEIVEEALENLPPGYQPYEHSRKIKFEN, encoded by the coding sequence ATGAGCAAGAGAGTTATATTCCACGACCTGGTTACGCTGGAGCAAGCTTCGGAGATTTTGCTAAAGTTTGCAAAGCCGCTGGGGGAGGAGGAGGTGGACATTGTTGCGTCGTATGGCCGGGTGCTGGCCCGTGATGTAGTTGCGCCTATTGACGTGCCGCCTTTCGACCGCTCTACCGTAGATGGGTTTGCAGTGGTGGCCGCGTCCACATATGGGGCTTCTGAACTTACGCCAGTGGAGCTTAGGCTAGTCGGCAGGGTGGAAGCCGGCGGTTGGCCTCAGGGAGAGGTGAAGGCTGGTGAGGCCTACGAGGTGGCAACCGGCGCGCCGATACCCAGGGGTGCAGACTCTGTTGTAATGGTTGAGTACACCCAGGAGAGGGATGGTGTAGTAAGGATTTTCCGACCGGTGGCGCCTGGGGAGAACTTAATGAGCGCGGGGTCGGACATTTCAGCTGGGGAGGTGGTGCTGAGACGTTGCACAAGACTCACGGCCAGGGAAATAGGCGTATTGGCCGCGCTGGGCATGAGGAAGGTAAGAGTCATAAAAAGGCCTAAGGTTGGGATAATCTCGACGGGCGACGAGCTGACACCGCCGGGGAAGCCGCTTGGCCCGGGCAAACTGTACGACGTAAACACTTACACCCTAATAGCGGCTGTTGCAGAAGCCGGCGGAGAGCCGATTCCATACGGTATTGTGGAAGATGTAGAAGAGAGCTACCGTGCCGCGATCGCCAAGGCTCTTTCTGAAACAGACGTGGTTCTCATAAGCGGGGGGACGTCGGCGGGCGTCGCAGACCTCACATACAGAGTACTCGGCGAATTGGGCGACGTGCTCTTCCACGGCGTGATGGTCAAGCCAGGAAAGCCCACTCTGGCCGCAGTTGTCAACGGGAAAATAGTCGTAGGCCTGCCGGGGTATCCCTCCTCTGCCTTGATGATCTTCCACACAATAGTAAGACCCTTCCTTCTAAGACTACAGTGCCTAGAACCTATGCCCCCCGCCGTGTATAAGGCGAGGTTGGCGTACGGCATAGAGGGGGCAAAGGGAAGGCGTGCTTTATACCCAGTAGTCCTCATCGCGAGGAGGTCTGAGTATAGGGCCTATCCCCTCTACGCGGAGTCGGGGGCAATATCGGTGCTGGCGAGGGCCGACGGCTACATAATAGTGCCGGAAAACGTCGAGTTTATGTCAGAGGGGGAGGAGGTGTATGTTTACCTTTTCGAGAAGTATAAGCCCTCTGACCTCTACTTCATCGGTAGCCACGACCCCCACCTAGACGCAGTGCTCGCCAGACACAATGTCAAGACGGTATACGTCGGATCTTTGGGCGGCCTAATGGCGTTAAAGAGGGGCGAGGCCGACATGGCGGGAGCACACATATACGATCCCGAGACCAACGCCTATAACGTCCCCTACGTTAAGAAGTTGAGGATTACAAACGTCGCCGTGGTAGGGCTATACAAGAGGGAGCAGGGGCTAATCGTGAAGAGGGGTAACCCCAAGGGGATAAGGGGGGTTGAAGACCTTTTGAGAGGCGACGTGGTGTATGTAAATAGACCAAGAGGCACAGGTACGAGGGCCCTCCTAGACTTGCTTCTTTCCGAGCTGGCGGAGAAGATGGGCACCACGCTGGAGTCGTTGGCTAAAAAAATTAGGGGCTACACCTATGAGGTGAAGACACACACAGCCGTCGCTGCCGCCGTAGCCCAGGGCAGAGCCGACGTGGGCCTCGGGGTGAGATACGCCGCCGAGCTCTACGGGCTTGACTTCATACCCATAGGCTGGGAGGAGTACGACATAGTCGTGAGAAAATCCGTCTTAGACAAGGCTATGGAAATTGTAGAAGAGGCTCTTGAGAACCTTCCGCCAGGGTACCAGCCATATGAACACTCAAGAAAAATAAAATTCGAGAATTAG
- a CDS encoding glucodextranase DOMON-like domain-containing protein, whose protein sequence is MRAVLALLLAAVAILAGPVNVVFILHNHQPWYVDFEKNELILPWVRMHAVGNYLKVPLLINESGVPVAFTLSGSLIEQLNWYANGTYIDVRYRISEKIARGEPLTAEEKYAMLAIPGGFFDINWQNILYKHPRYAVLLGLRNDAFSKCPPGNVTCVISRFSDQDFVDLATLFNLLWIDPYIAKKYSDIWTLVNKTSYTRDDLKKVLDLHRELVGKVLSLYNELARQGKIELVPVPYSHPLMPLLADMGALEDLRLHISLSEGLFKRYLGTTPTGVWPPEQAVNDEVLRLFAEAGYLWTVTDEDVLKTTAPGFSHYSLYYADYGGRRLYVFFRDKTLSDALGFRYSSMSPQVALADFVNYLKKVPQGECNVVVVALDGENPWENYPNFGDDFLKTFFQGLAELEKNGTVKIWKPTDFVNHCKDKATPLPQRQFRYFDLKVDISIYKSIRDLPTRPVAGKIAEGSWSGGGSLAVWIGDPDENVWWMWLKKAREDVGINRTWDVLFPLLVAEASDWPFWYGNDMGSPQTFDPVAKSALRSYYTRAGLQPPQYLQTSAYPAGTPREDKIVGRGEGKIAMYGGAVIYANTTHIWIEGGPCGVVYISNPDVARSPYMFRGAAKGLGGEALDVYADMAIDTCKGLVYLSDSGRFYPVGNTAALGFIGARPGGLLYVEFRGLVYALRVPESYAAQNLLLRAVDPLGDDFGPGKYQYPKNPAFKPGVFDLTLFELYDLGDKFRFQFRVKELGGNPWGGPAGFSLQFFHVYINRGGGVRNDTLGLRVSLCKEASWDVALLIGPGWTGGNRIVYADGVYVDDAMSIKLGTNNTIIADVPKKYLGNYDNKWKITVFLTSWDGYGPDNIRNFGVMADEWTVGGADPVAVLAGVAPRVFDVLAETAEMQVKALTSYKVVRLPNGTYIGAPAVVCAYLTGSAEMCTATVTQFVTITATATVTRTFTETYTTVSTQVATTVTSTERVKEIDWPTTAALTVAALVAGLLAGILTRRK, encoded by the coding sequence ATGAGAGCGGTCCTAGCGCTTCTACTAGCCGCAGTGGCTATCCTGGCAGGGCCTGTTAATGTCGTGTTTATCTTGCACAACCACCAGCCTTGGTACGTCGATTTTGAGAAAAATGAACTCATACTCCCATGGGTCAGGATGCACGCGGTTGGCAACTATTTGAAAGTCCCCCTCTTGATTAACGAAAGCGGAGTCCCTGTGGCCTTCACACTCTCAGGAAGCTTAATCGAACAGCTCAACTGGTACGCCAACGGGACCTACATAGACGTGAGGTATCGCATATCGGAGAAAATCGCCCGGGGCGAGCCGCTGACGGCTGAGGAAAAGTACGCAATGCTGGCAATACCAGGCGGTTTCTTCGATATTAACTGGCAGAACATACTGTACAAACACCCGCGGTATGCCGTCCTCCTGGGTCTAAGGAACGATGCATTTAGCAAATGCCCTCCTGGCAACGTTACGTGTGTAATATCTAGGTTCTCCGACCAAGACTTTGTCGACCTAGCCACCTTGTTTAATCTACTCTGGATTGACCCCTACATCGCGAAGAAGTATTCCGACATCTGGACACTGGTAAACAAGACGTCGTATACCCGCGACGATTTGAAAAAGGTTTTGGACTTACACAGAGAGCTTGTAGGCAAGGTCTTGTCTCTCTACAATGAGTTGGCACGACAAGGCAAAATAGAGCTCGTCCCAGTCCCCTACTCTCACCCCCTCATGCCGTTGCTGGCGGACATGGGCGCTCTGGAAGACCTAAGACTCCACATATCCCTCTCTGAGGGGCTGTTCAAGAGATATTTGGGAACCACGCCGACAGGTGTGTGGCCACCCGAGCAAGCCGTAAATGACGAAGTGCTAAGGCTCTTCGCCGAGGCTGGCTACTTGTGGACGGTCACAGACGAAGATGTCCTAAAAACCACGGCCCCTGGCTTCAGTCATTACAGCCTTTACTATGCTGACTACGGCGGGCGCCGGCTCTACGTCTTTTTCAGAGACAAGACGTTGTCAGACGCGCTGGGCTTCAGATACTCGTCTATGTCCCCCCAGGTCGCCTTAGCGGATTTTGTAAACTACCTGAAGAAAGTCCCCCAGGGCGAGTGCAACGTGGTAGTGGTGGCGCTTGACGGAGAAAACCCATGGGAGAACTACCCCAACTTCGGCGACGACTTTCTGAAGACGTTCTTCCAAGGCCTGGCGGAGCTAGAGAAAAACGGTACTGTGAAAATATGGAAGCCTACAGATTTTGTGAACCACTGCAAGGACAAGGCCACGCCTCTCCCCCAGCGCCAGTTTAGATACTTCGACTTGAAGGTAGACATATCGATTTACAAATCTATAAGAGATCTCCCCACCCGCCCAGTGGCTGGCAAAATAGCGGAAGGCTCTTGGTCAGGCGGAGGAAGCCTTGCAGTGTGGATAGGAGACCCAGACGAAAACGTCTGGTGGATGTGGCTGAAAAAGGCAAGAGAAGACGTCGGCATAAACCGGACGTGGGATGTGCTCTTCCCACTACTCGTTGCAGAAGCGTCGGATTGGCCGTTTTGGTACGGCAACGACATGGGCTCGCCGCAGACCTTCGACCCAGTGGCTAAGTCCGCGCTTAGGTCATACTACACGCGCGCTGGTCTGCAACCCCCACAGTATCTCCAGACATCTGCATACCCCGCCGGTACTCCTCGCGAGGATAAGATAGTGGGCAGGGGAGAGGGCAAAATCGCCATGTACGGCGGAGCTGTAATATACGCAAATACAACCCATATATGGATCGAGGGAGGGCCCTGCGGAGTTGTCTACATATCTAACCCAGACGTGGCTAGGTCGCCCTACATGTTCAGAGGCGCGGCCAAGGGGCTCGGCGGGGAGGCTCTTGACGTATACGCCGACATGGCCATAGACACCTGCAAAGGACTTGTGTACCTCTCCGACAGCGGCAGGTTTTACCCAGTAGGCAACACGGCGGCGCTGGGCTTTATAGGAGCAAGGCCGGGGGGACTGCTTTACGTAGAGTTTAGAGGCCTTGTATACGCGCTGAGAGTGCCGGAGAGCTACGCAGCCCAGAACCTCCTATTAAGGGCAGTAGATCCTCTAGGCGACGATTTCGGGCCTGGGAAGTACCAATATCCCAAAAACCCAGCCTTCAAGCCGGGAGTGTTCGACCTAACCCTGTTCGAGCTATACGACTTGGGGGACAAGTTCAGGTTCCAGTTCAGGGTTAAAGAGCTAGGCGGCAATCCGTGGGGCGGGCCAGCCGGCTTCTCCCTGCAGTTCTTCCACGTGTACATCAATAGAGGAGGCGGCGTCCGGAACGACACGCTTGGCTTGAGGGTTTCCCTCTGCAAAGAAGCGTCATGGGACGTCGCATTGTTAATTGGGCCGGGCTGGACCGGCGGTAATAGGATAGTCTACGCTGACGGCGTCTACGTCGACGACGCCATGTCTATAAAGCTGGGCACCAACAATACCATAATTGCCGATGTGCCCAAGAAATACCTCGGAAACTACGACAATAAGTGGAAAATAACCGTGTTCCTAACTTCGTGGGACGGCTACGGCCCAGACAACATTAGAAACTTTGGAGTAATGGCCGACGAGTGGACTGTAGGAGGCGCCGATCCCGTCGCTGTGTTGGCAGGCGTTGCGCCGCGGGTCTTTGACGTCTTGGCGGAAACTGCAGAGATGCAAGTAAAAGCCCTCACTTCCTACAAAGTCGTCAGACTTCCCAACGGCACATATATTGGAGCACCCGCCGTTGTGTGCGCGTATCTCACAGGTTCGGCGGAGATGTGCACCGCCACCGTCACCCAGTTCGTCACAATCACGGCGACAGCCACAGTAACTCGTACATTCACCGAGACGTACACCACTGTGTCCACTCAAGTAGCCACCACGGTGACCTCTACTGAGAGGGTCAAGGAAATCGATTGGCCCACCACAGCGGCGCTGACAGTAGCCGCCCTCGTAGCCGGACTCCTCGCCGGCATTTTAACAAGACGAAAATAA
- a CDS encoding zinc metalloprotease HtpX — translation MLPVFLDPVAMGLYILGYIIMLAVAATVAPKVASSVSGRFTLYGAMALTAVLIVLTTAFVIYLIAVVAAPSVAGYGWGFFAGLIFFVVFMNLLTYLASPFLINASYGARPDPRLQQIVDEVAARLGAPFKIKAVVVDGPPNAFAYGNMLSGRYVAVTSSMLAMTERRELEAVIGHEIGHHLHRDNALMLLFGVLPSILYYLGVTSVRMAMASSGNRNNSPALLAAVGVLAVIVSFLVQLLVLAFSRLREYYADTEGAKAAGKEAMQFALAKIHKFYFSNPEAHEVVSNDKFRALFIYALVQAVANPFVSVTKSDVEQIKRSGYSVFQEIFSTHPPIPKRLKFLDELPY, via the coding sequence ATGTTGCCGGTGTTCTTAGACCCTGTGGCAATGGGCTTGTACATCTTAGGATACATCATCATGCTAGCAGTGGCGGCTACTGTGGCGCCCAAAGTAGCTAGTTCCGTGTCTGGGCGCTTCACGCTCTACGGCGCTATGGCGTTGACAGCTGTCCTAATCGTGTTGACGACAGCCTTTGTTATCTACCTAATAGCCGTGGTAGCGGCCCCGTCGGTGGCGGGGTATGGGTGGGGGTTCTTCGCAGGGCTTATCTTCTTCGTCGTTTTTATGAATCTGCTTACCTACCTCGCGTCGCCGTTTTTAATAAATGCATCATATGGCGCCAGGCCAGACCCCCGTCTGCAACAGATAGTGGACGAGGTGGCAGCCAGGCTGGGTGCGCCGTTCAAAATCAAGGCGGTGGTGGTCGACGGGCCTCCTAACGCCTTCGCCTACGGCAATATGCTCTCAGGTAGATACGTGGCAGTTACGAGTTCAATGCTGGCGATGACTGAAAGGAGGGAGCTGGAGGCCGTGATAGGGCACGAGATTGGGCACCATCTGCATAGAGACAACGCGTTAATGCTACTCTTCGGCGTACTCCCGTCAATTCTCTACTACTTGGGCGTCACTTCCGTACGTATGGCGATGGCGTCTTCCGGCAACAGGAACAACAGCCCGGCGCTTCTGGCCGCAGTGGGCGTGCTCGCCGTAATAGTATCCTTCCTAGTCCAGCTTCTGGTATTGGCGTTCAGCAGACTCAGGGAGTACTACGCCGATACAGAGGGTGCAAAGGCCGCCGGCAAGGAGGCCATGCAATTCGCGTTGGCTAAGATTCACAAATTCTACTTCTCAAACCCTGAGGCCCACGAGGTTGTCAGCAACGACAAGTTCAGGGCTCTGTTTATATATGCGCTTGTCCAAGCAGTGGCTAATCCCTTCGTGTCGGTTACCAAGAGCGATGTGGAGCAGATAAAGCGCTCGGGCTATTCGGTGTTTCAAGAGATATTCTCGACACATCCGCCCATACCGAAGCGGTTGAAATTCCTCGACGAGCTACCTTATTAA
- a CDS encoding molybdenum cofactor guanylyltransferase, producing MVVLVILAGGASRRFGRDKCTYEYRGKRLIDYVIEAGNELGAKIVIAAGRNAAFYQGEEVIEDSDRFSGPLAAVDTATRRFEEELVFAPCDTPFIKPTVFEKLISADAPLAVWVFPNGRVESTIFKARPQNVSVALDLLAQHKRRRVDDLFRIVATKFLSVVKHGISPKWVHNINTPRDLETETEATGEIFVEDYLISWDVPPLIKWLRNGDVEALRGEFLRYVEVGLLSMAAHVAKDLSHVGKGYAVLAEAIYGAVEVNKRTMRGN from the coding sequence GTGGTTGTACTCGTGATCTTAGCGGGCGGCGCATCTAGGAGATTTGGGAGAGATAAGTGCACATACGAGTACCGCGGCAAACGCCTTATCGACTACGTCATCGAGGCGGGGAATGAGTTAGGGGCAAAAATTGTGATTGCAGCTGGCAGAAACGCCGCCTTCTACCAGGGTGAGGAAGTTATCGAAGACAGCGATCGCTTCTCCGGTCCCCTGGCGGCGGTGGACACAGCTACGCGACGCTTTGAGGAGGAGCTGGTATTCGCCCCCTGCGACACACCTTTTATTAAACCCACCGTATTTGAAAAATTAATCAGCGCCGATGCTCCTCTTGCCGTTTGGGTGTTTCCCAATGGACGAGTCGAGTCTACGATTTTCAAGGCAAGGCCGCAGAATGTTAGTGTAGCTCTTGACCTACTAGCTCAACATAAACGGAGGAGAGTAGACGACTTGTTCAGAATAGTTGCGACCAAATTCCTATCGGTGGTTAAGCACGGAATCAGCCCAAAGTGGGTGCACAACATAAACACGCCTCGGGATTTAGAAACTGAAACAGAGGCCACTGGCGAGATCTTCGTCGAGGACTACCTAATATCTTGGGACGTTCCTCCACTTATCAAGTGGCTTCGCAATGGAGATGTGGAGGCGCTTCGGGGGGAATTCTTGCGCTACGTAGAGGTGGGTCTACTCTCCATGGCGGCTCACGTGGCGAAGGACCTCTCCCACGTCGGCAAAGGCTACGCAGTCTTGGCAGAGGCCATATACGGAGCAGTTGAGGTAAATAAGAGAACGATGAGGGGAAACTGA
- a CDS encoding sugar ABC transporter permease translates to MRASIVQTSVAVVATLLLFYPVLQIVLLSLNELPYFRLGGEFIPTLESFQWVLKQPEFWRGLLNSLIVSLTTVGILLALSLPGAYAFSRYKFKGKDALLSFYVVFTQVSGGLGIAGLIALFAIVSALGLRNNLFALALIYAAGAIPYHTWLLKTYIDTIPKSAEEAALIDGAGVNTLMFRVVLPLMAPALAVSSILSFIGAWGELILANLFLSGENRTLILWIYSLMSNVYSVQWNRFAAAALLYSIPPVVLYVVLQRFLKRGLAFVY, encoded by the coding sequence ATGAGAGCTAGTATAGTACAGACCTCGGTGGCCGTAGTGGCTACCCTTCTCCTCTTCTACCCAGTGTTGCAAATAGTTCTGCTTTCATTGAACGAGTTGCCCTATTTCAGACTGGGAGGGGAGTTCATCCCTACTCTAGAGTCTTTCCAGTGGGTTCTGAAACAGCCGGAGTTTTGGAGGGGGCTCCTGAATAGCCTCATCGTATCACTCACCACGGTTGGTATTCTCCTCGCCTTATCCCTCCCCGGGGCCTACGCCTTCAGCCGCTACAAGTTCAAGGGGAAGGACGCCTTGTTGTCCTTCTACGTGGTATTTACCCAAGTCTCAGGAGGGCTGGGCATAGCTGGGCTAATCGCGCTGTTCGCCATAGTCTCGGCGTTAGGTCTCAGGAACAATCTCTTCGCTCTGGCGCTTATATACGCAGCGGGGGCTATCCCCTACCACACGTGGCTTCTAAAGACGTATATAGACACAATACCCAAATCGGCGGAGGAGGCGGCGTTGATAGACGGCGCCGGGGTAAACACGCTAATGTTCAGAGTGGTACTCCCTCTAATGGCACCCGCCCTCGCCGTCTCCTCCATATTGTCTTTCATAGGCGCCTGGGGGGAGCTAATACTGGCCAACCTATTCCTCTCGGGAGAAAACAGGACGCTTATATTATGGATCTACTCGTTGATGTCTAACGTATACTCGGTACAGTGGAACCGATTCGCCGCAGCGGCCCTCCTCTACTCTATACCCCCAGTCGTGCTATACGTGGTGCTACAGAGATTCCTAAAAAGAGGACTAGCCTTCGTGTACTAG
- a CDS encoding HEPN domain-containing protein has translation MERLGGIHLQWYQRHLEHLALSYESMEKGDLRATCYHTYQAVSALLSGLLGLDPQHPGAVFKTLAAMARMVAEELPPDVANCVELLEKNYFHGNERCLGCAELLIDYFHRYITV, from the coding sequence GTGGAGAGACTCGGCGGCATTCACCTCCAGTGGTACCAACGCCACTTGGAACACCTTGCCTTGTCTTATGAGAGTATGGAAAAAGGCGATCTGCGTGCTACGTGCTACCACACATATCAAGCGGTCTCTGCCCTTCTCAGCGGGTTGCTTGGCCTCGATCCCCAGCACCCCGGCGCAGTATTCAAGACCTTAGCGGCCATGGCCCGGATGGTAGCTGAGGAGTTGCCTCCTGACGTGGCTAATTGTGTGGAATTACTAGAAAAGAACTACTTCCACGGCAACGAGAGGTGTCTGGGTTGCGCAGAGTTGCTCATTGACTACTTCCATAGATATATAACGGTGTAA
- a CDS encoding extracellular solute-binding protein, producing the protein MIIKIWHALNPEEEAVFKEIASLYMKSNPNVQIVFENKAPDLQTAVLAAVATGEKFDLFIWAHDWVGLMVEAGVLKPVDNDVADVLPKFAVPIPQYQGHVYGLPFTAETVALICNRKMVPGPPKTFDELLGIMKSYNNPPKTYGIAYVVNPYFISAWIHGAGGYYFDDKTEKQGLNNPKSIAGFEFFKKYVMPYVGPNPTDYNTQVSLFLGGQAPCMVNGPWSIGAVKKAGIDFFVAPLPPVNNTFVPRPYGGLKMFYVTIYASKEAIDFMKWFTTDPQVAKILVDKLGYVPVIKDVQIQDPVVQGFYEAIKNVYLMPVSPKMQPVWGAVDLVIQNAIVSDQKTIPQAINDAVKDLCARGLC; encoded by the coding sequence GTGATAATTAAGATCTGGCACGCCCTAAACCCAGAAGAGGAGGCCGTGTTCAAGGAGATCGCCTCGCTGTATATGAAATCAAACCCAAACGTCCAGATAGTGTTTGAAAACAAGGCCCCCGACCTACAAACCGCCGTATTGGCGGCAGTGGCTACAGGTGAGAAATTCGACTTGTTCATATGGGCCCACGACTGGGTTGGGCTAATGGTAGAGGCAGGGGTGTTAAAGCCTGTAGATAATGATGTGGCCGACGTGTTGCCTAAATTCGCAGTGCCGATCCCGCAGTACCAAGGACACGTATACGGTTTGCCCTTTACGGCTGAGACAGTGGCGCTGATCTGCAACAGGAAAATGGTGCCGGGGCCACCCAAGACTTTTGATGAGCTACTCGGTATTATGAAGAGTTACAACAATCCGCCGAAGACATACGGCATAGCTTATGTGGTGAACCCATACTTCATATCAGCGTGGATCCACGGAGCCGGCGGCTACTACTTTGACGACAAGACAGAGAAGCAGGGACTAAACAACCCCAAGTCTATAGCGGGGTTTGAGTTCTTTAAGAAGTACGTAATGCCATATGTTGGGCCCAACCCCACGGACTACAACACGCAAGTTAGCCTATTCCTAGGCGGACAAGCCCCCTGCATGGTAAACGGGCCGTGGAGCATAGGCGCTGTGAAGAAAGCCGGCATAGACTTCTTCGTGGCGCCACTCCCGCCGGTGAACAACACATTTGTGCCCAGGCCGTACGGCGGATTGAAGATGTTCTACGTCACGATCTACGCCTCGAAAGAGGCTATCGACTTCATGAAGTGGTTCACCACAGATCCCCAGGTGGCTAAAATCTTGGTGGACAAGCTGGGCTACGTACCTGTTATAAAGGACGTCCAAATTCAAGACCCAGTGGTACAAGGCTTCTACGAAGCTATTAAGAACGTCTACTTAATGCCCGTGTCTCCGAAAATGCAACCGGTGTGGGGCGCCGTCGATTTAGTAATACAAAACGCCATAGTGTCCGACCAAAAGACCATCCCTCAGGCGATCAACGACGCAGTTAAGGATCTCTGCGCCAGAGGCCTCTGTTAA